The following coding sequences lie in one Bacteroidota bacterium genomic window:
- a CDS encoding potassium/proton antiporter: protein MTTESILLISSILLLISLLAANRAFRYGIPTLLLFLAVGMLAGSEGIGGIYFDSPVLAQFIGVVSLNFILFSGGLDTRWERIRPVLWPGVALSTAGVLLTALSLGTFVWWLTKLSFFESMLLASIVSSTDAAAVFSILRSKSLRLKGRLRPLLELESGSNDPMAYVLTITFLGLVVNQHESPGRQFILFFQQMSLGAILGYFAGRFSPRLINRMNLGFEGLYPVLSIALMLLIFSLTSIVGGNGFLAIYIAAVMISNVELIHKKTIIKVFDGLAWLMQIVLFLTLGLLVFPSHVLPVLGLGVLIAAFQIFVSRPLGVFLSLIPFRMPVREIGFISWVGLRGAVPIVFATFPLIAGIDKSDLIFNIVFAVSVVSVLLQGTTIPAAARLFGVIDSATEASPSNLSDILEEHPKTLMHEMQILPGSGAAGKKLLELSFPENALIAMVRRNNQYFIPGGSTILEVGDTLILLASDETNMEEAKRILE, encoded by the coding sequence ATGACCACAGAGAGCATCCTTTTAATTTCGTCCATTTTGCTGTTGATCAGCTTGTTGGCCGCCAACCGCGCCTTTCGCTACGGCATCCCTACCCTCTTGCTGTTTCTGGCGGTAGGTATGCTGGCAGGTTCGGAGGGCATAGGCGGAATTTATTTTGATAGTCCGGTGCTTGCACAATTCATCGGCGTAGTCTCCCTCAATTTCATCCTGTTTTCCGGTGGACTCGACACCCGCTGGGAGCGCATCCGGCCGGTGCTCTGGCCGGGAGTGGCGCTATCAACAGCCGGAGTTTTGCTCACCGCGCTCAGCCTCGGCACCTTTGTTTGGTGGCTCACCAAGCTGAGTTTTTTCGAAAGCATGCTGCTTGCTTCCATTGTTTCATCCACCGATGCTGCTGCCGTATTCTCGATCCTTCGTTCAAAAAGTCTTCGTTTGAAAGGACGCTTGCGTCCGCTGCTGGAGCTCGAAAGTGGCAGCAACGACCCGATGGCGTATGTGCTTACGATTACTTTCCTGGGTCTGGTGGTCAATCAGCACGAGTCCCCGGGACGACAATTTATTCTGTTTTTTCAGCAAATGAGTCTCGGTGCAATCCTGGGTTATTTCGCAGGACGGTTTAGCCCACGCCTGATCAACAGGATGAACCTGGGTTTCGAAGGGCTGTATCCTGTGCTGAGCATCGCCCTGATGCTGCTTATTTTTTCATTAACATCCATCGTGGGAGGAAACGGATTTTTAGCCATCTATATCGCAGCTGTCATGATTTCGAATGTAGAGCTGATCCACAAAAAGACCATCATCAAGGTGTTTGACGGACTGGCATGGCTGATGCAGATTGTTTTGTTTCTGACGCTCGGGCTGTTGGTTTTCCCCAGCCACGTGTTACCCGTGCTGGGATTGGGTGTCTTGATTGCTGCCTTTCAGATTTTTGTGTCGCGGCCACTGGGTGTATTTTTGAGTCTGATACCATTCAGGATGCCGGTGCGCGAGATTGGATTCATCTCCTGGGTGGGATTGCGTGGCGCAGTGCCTATCGTGTTTGCCACATTCCCGCTCATCGCCGGAATTGACAAATCGGACCTGATTTTCAATATAGTGTTTGCAGTGTCGGTCGTATCGGTGCTGCTTCAGGGCACAACCATACCTGCTGCGGCCAGGTTGTTTGGGGTGATTGATTCTGCTACCGAGGCATCCCCCTCTAATCTGAGCGATATTCTCGAGGAGCATCCCAAGACCCTCATGCACGAGATGCAGATTTTACCAGGTTCGGGAGCTGCCGGAAAAAAACTGCTCGAACTCAGCTTTCCTGAGAACGCCCTGATTGCAATGGTGAGGCGGAACAATCAATATTTTATACCTGGTGGTTCCACCATTCTTGAGGTTGGCGACACCTTGATTTTATTGGCCTCGGATGAAACAAACATGGAAGAGGCAAAACGAATTCTGGAATGA